Proteins from one Xenopus tropicalis strain Nigerian chromosome 1, UCB_Xtro_10.0, whole genome shotgun sequence genomic window:
- the LOC116408397 gene encoding vomeronasal type-2 receptor 26-like translates to VVRANNHTLSFILLVSIKLSFLSVFLFLGRPVDITCMLRQTSFGITFSIAVSCVLAKTLMVSIAFKATKPGSPWRKWVGVKVAYCIVLFCSIIQILISVIWLTISPPFLELNFLFEPGQIIIQCNEGSVIAFYIVLSYMGLLASVSFIVAFLARSLPDSFNEAKYITFSMLDKPDEVVQMWNSHTMRQSSQQMTYAGRPALLYLLPGVYGVEDPLKPVDSDELHSTKQLCELSCTQDCTQDCTQDCTQDCTQDCTQDCTQDCTQDCTQDCTQDCTQDCTQDCTQDCTQDCKSNNTL, encoded by the exons gtagtgagagccaataatcacactctgagctttattctccttgtctccatcaagctgagcttcctctctgtgtttctgttcctcggtcgccctgtggatataacctgcatgctccgGCAAACCTcctttggaatcaccttctccatagctgtgtcTTGTGTCCTGGCCAAGACTCTCATGGTTTCCATTgcattcaaagccaccaagcctggGAGTCCCTGGAGAAAATGGGTTGGAGTCAAGGTGGCCTACTGTATTGTTCTTTTTTGCTCAATTATCCAAATACTAATAAGTGTTATCTGGTTGACCATTTCTCCCCCATTCTTGGAGCTAAACTTTCTTTTTGAACCTGGAcaaatcatcattcagtgcaatgagggctcagtcATTGCCTTCTATATTGTCCTCTCCTACATGGGactgttggcatctgtgagcttcattgtagctttcttggctcggagcttaccggacagttttaatgaggccaagtacatcactttcagcatgctg GATAAACCTGATGAAGTTGTACAGATGTGGAACTCCCACACTATGAGACAAAGTAGCCAACAAATGACCTATGCAGGGAGACCTGCACTTCTGTACCTGTTACCTGGCGTGTATGGAGTAGAAGATCCACTTAAACCTGTTGATAGTGATGAA CTTCACAGTACAAAACAGCTATGTGAGCTCAGCTGCACCCAGGACTGCACCCAGGACTGCACCCAGGACTGCACCCAGGACTGCACCCAGGACTGCACCCAGGACTGCACCCAGGACTGCACCCAGGACTGCACCCAGGACTGCACCCAGGACTGCACCCAGGACTGCACCCAGGACTGCACCCAGGACTGCACCCAGGACTGCAAGAGCAATAACACCTTGTAG